The DNA region CTCCTCTCGAGTCCATTCCAGCAGAGGTCTTGCCCATTCTTCAAAAAATCGATGATACGATTGCGGAATGCCGTGTTGATTGGCAACGTCGCTTTGATACGCTTTGCCAATTTCACAAACGTAACGCTGCTTCTTGGGGCAATGCAAGTATTGGAAAAGATCTTACACAACAAATAGACCGTTCGTTTCGCTACCCTATTTAACGGGTGGACGCTGGTTGCTTGAAGGCGATCGTCGTCCATCCGCTAGGTGCGGATGGAAGAAGGTGAGTATTTATGTCTCTCAATGTTCCTTTGCCCGTTCTAGAAAACCTGCAACAGCGTCTTGGTATTCTTGATGCGCAGGGCTATATCAGTCATCCGCCGACCTTGAGCGAGATCGAGACGTTCCAAGATGACAACGTTTCTCTGGATATCGTTCAGAGATCTTTGCCGGGGGCGATGAAGTTTTATGATCGCCATGCCTCGTCTGTCAAAGAAGGTGAGATCGGCTATCAGCGACTCTGCGACCATCACTTCAGTCCGGTTGAAATGGGGCATCTCAATCGCGCCGCCTATGGTACCGCGATGAACGATGTGCTCGCTCGACATCACGGCGGTGTGCGTCTCTACCGCACCGCCTCTCATCGCTGGGTCTTGGTTGATGAAGCCCGCTTCACGAAGTCGGAGCTCCGAGAGCTGCTCTTCGGTCTCTCTGAGCAGAAGCCGCATAACGATGATCATCGTTACAGCGCTGCTTATCAGGATGAGCCTGAGACGATCGAGCGTATTCGTGCCGAGTATCCACGAGCATACGCGTATCTCGAGCGACTTACTCGTGACTTGGATTCGACTAGGATCTATGCCGACATCGAGTCCAAGGCGTCTGATCCCGCGCTCTTCAAGGAGCTGGTGGATGCTCTCGGTATCTGGCCCGTGCGAACGCTTTTGCACGCGCACTTTGACATCGAGATGGTTCGGCTCAACTGTTGCGGATCAGTCGGCAAGAAGGGCGGGGGGAGTAAGCTCTCGCTTGCACCTTACGCAACGGCGGCTCTGCAGCTCTTTATGCAGGAGCCCAATAGCCTCGACTGCTAGTCGAAGCTTCTCTGATAAAAAACCACGGATACGTCGCTCTGACGATCCGTGGTCTTTTATTTAAAACAAAGCATTAACCCATCGCGACAAAAATCAGTGCAGCGATAATGAGGAGAACAAGATTATAGCTTTGATTTACCGCAAAGAGCTTCCAGCTTTTGCGCTCAAAGACGACAGGGGACATGCCTGGAGCAGCAAAGAAGCCGAGCCAAGTCCAAAAAGCACCTTGAAGAGCCATTGAGTAGGTAACGGTTTGATAAGTGGCAAGCATGTGAAAGTACACATACATCGTTATCATAACGCCGATGAAATAAATCGACATGCTCTTCATCATGGCTGAAGCCATCTTTTTTTGTTCTTCGGCGGTAGGTTCTTTAAACCCTAGTTCTTTGAGCCAAATTTTTCCTGTTGGTGATTTAAGCGAGTACCAAAGTGAACCGACGGCCATGGCCGCGACAGCCGCTAAAAAGACGGCAAGGTAGTTGATTTGTGGCATACGATAATAGTTTACACCAAAACTACAAAATCCGCCTTTCGGCGGATTTTGTACTGGCGGAGAAGGGGAGATTCGAACTCCCGATACCGATGAAGGTATGCTTGCTTTCCAAGCAAGTGCACTAGGCCACTATGCGACCTCTCCACTGTCTTTGGGCCTTTTACCAGGTCTTTTGAGACCGATCTCATGAAGCGTGACGCCTCATAAAGATGGCCGGATCATATCGAAAAACACGAGTAAAGGCAAGTAAAGCGTATTTTCAACGTATTTTGTTGTATTATGGTACCATCTAAATGGGTTTATTCTAAAAGCCATAACCTTCATTTTCTATGGGTATCATTTTGTGGATTATTCTTGGTGGTATCGCTGGCTGGATTGGCTCGATGATTATGAATACGAATGGTCAACAAGGAATTGTATTGAACGTCGTAGTTGGTATCATCGGTGCAATTATCGGTGGTTATGTGATGCAATTTTTAGGTCAAAGTGGCGTAACAGGGTTCAATCTCTACAGCACTATCGTTGCTGTTATCGGTGCCGTTATCTTGCTTGCGATCGTGAAGGCGGTGCGTAAATAAAAGGTTTCTTCATCCTACAAAACCCCGCATAGAGCGGGGTTTTATGATTGACGGAGGGATAACGGTATGGTAGGATGCTTATGTATGGTAGGCTCGTTTTCTTTTTCTAGACGTATCGCGTGGCTTCTTCTTGTTGCGCTCGCTCTTCAGCAATTTATTTTTTCTGCGCCAGTAGTAAAGGCTGCACCACTCTATACGCCTGGGGGTGTTTCAGATGGTCTGCAATTGTGGTTTAAGGCTAATGAAGGAGTTACAGGTACGACGAATGTTTCAAATTGGGCAGATTTTAGTGATAATAATTATGATTGTACAAGAAGCTCTCCAGGTTCTAATGGGCCTGAGTTAATGATTGATGAAATCAATTTTAACCCGGCGCTTACATTTAACGGCTCTAATGAATATTGTGCGATCAAAGATCTAAATTATCAGGGGATAAATGCCATTGATAATCTGGCGGCCTACGTCGTTTTTAAAACAGATTTTAGTGGTAATAGCTATAACAGAAATTGGGCGTTTCTTGACTTTGATCGGAGTGATTACTTTGATTTTTATCTGCGTGGTGATAATGGTCGTTTAGGCGCTTCTTATAGAGGGGCGGCAACTCGAGATAATAGCGGAGCTACACCAAATCTTAACAATGATCGACCACAATTAGGTGTATTTATCTACGATGGTGCGCTTACGAATGACACGATTTTGCGTATTAATGGCGCGCAAGATCTCGCCTCTAATCGAGAATCTAATGGAAGTGCCCTAGGCACGAATACTAAGCGCTATGGATTTATTGGCGATGGCTCTGAGGCCAATGCTTTTGATGCTGGCAGAAACAATATTTATTACGATGGGGAGATTGCGGAAGTGATTTATTATGCGAATGACACACAAACGCAAAATGAGGTAGATCGTATTGAGTCCTATCTTGCGCTGAAATACGGTATTCATAAAGTAGGAGATTATCTTGATTCTGGAAGTCTTACGATTTGGAATAGTTCTACCATGGCTGGCTATCTTAATGATGTTGCCGGTATTGGGCGTGACGATGTTTCAGCATTAAATCAACTTATATCCAAATCACAGAGTGGAGACGGGCTCATTACTGTGAGTAATGCTTCAAGTCAAGACGATGGAGATTTCTTGCTTTGGGGTAATGATGATGGCGCAATAACTCAGTCAACGGCAGCCATGCCTGCGGCACTTGCTTCGCGTACAACACGTGTATGGCGCATACAAAAAACAAATGACATAGGCACGGTTGATGTCATGTTTGATGTTGCTGCACTGGGCTTAACAGGGGGTGTTCCTGGAGGGTATGTCTTACTAAAAGATACGGATACAGATTTTAGCGACGCGCCTATTATCTCCGGAGATACACTTAACTCCGGAAAAGTCACATTCCAAAACGTTTCTTTTAACGATGGGGATTATTTTACGCTCGGTGTTTTGCCTGTTACGATTGGCGACAAGATCTGGAGCGATGTCAATGGAAATGGCGTTGATGATGGGGGTGCCGAAATAGGTATTAATGGCGTCACTATCTCTCTTTATAGCGATGATGGTGTGAACCCTGGTGTATTTGAACTAGATGATACATTTATTGGATCGACCATTACATCAGGAAGCGGGCAGTATGATTTTATCGGTCTTCCTGCCGGAGACTATTGGGTAGATATCACAGACGCAAGTAACCTTCTCTCGAGCGCATCAAAAACTGGAGGAAATGCTGAACCAGAATTGATTCATACCATTATTGGTCAAGATTATAATGATGCGGATTACGGATACCAGTTTCCTCCACCAATTGTGACGTCTGGTAATATTGCTATTACCGCTGGCTCTGGTACGGGTGGGGCATATATCGTCGGAGATAGTATTACGGTTACTTGGGATGCTTCAGCAGCAGGGGATATACAAGCAGTGAGTCTTACTTCGGTATATGCGGATCTCTCTGTATTTGGGGGTAGCAATCTTACGCCTATGACGGATACGTCGGCGTGCGGCGGAACCGCGGGGGACGATATCTATGAAGCGTGTCTCAACCTCGGTGAAGAAGCGATTGATGTTGTAGATGCGCATGTATCTGTTACCGCAAGTAATATCGGTGTTACTACGGGGCCTGTTTTAAACACAGATGGATTAACCATCGATCTTATCCTTCCTGAATTCAGCGCCTCAAACCTATCAATTGCTGTAGATAATGGTGTTTTGGGTGTTGCTGCGCTCAATGGCAATGGTATTGCTCCAGATGAGATTCGTTTAAATGCCGCGCTTGTCAGTGATGATGGTGATAGTATTACATGGGACGCCTCAGGTGTTTTTGGATCTGCAACTCAAGCAAACAATACATCTGTTACTCTTACGCCCGGGTCTGTGGATGACGGCTCTTATGCCTTTGCTGTAACAGCTACGGATAATGCAGGAAACCAGATAACGACTGATACCGCCACGATTGATTCAAGCACTATTAGCATTGATACGGTTGCACCGATATTTTCTGCGACAGGGTCTTTGGCCTTTGCTGTTGATCAGACAAATAATGGTTTAGTGAATGTGGGAGACACGCTAAACTATACGGCGGGCACGGCTACGATTCCGGACACAGATACTACATCGCTCGACCTCTCGCTTCTCACGGGGAGTTCAACAGCAACCGTCACAGGAAACCCACATACGGTAATCGCCGGATCTTTTGCCGGGTCTGTCTCATTTGTTGAGACACTTATGGATAATGCTGGTAATACTGTTTCAGCATTAATACCTGCGCTCAATGTTTATACCGTTGTAGATTCAACAACGGGCGTTATAGGCGGCGGTGGATTAAGCGAAAACAATCCATTGCCTACTGTGGGTTTAATAACTCCTCCACCAACGGATATCCCTGGGGTGGTGCCGGAGCTCGTTCCTCCGCCAAAGCCGACAGAAACTCCGGTTTGTCGCGCGAACCCTTTTGCAAGGCTGTTGGCATTAGGGGATACCGGCTCTGATGTAAAAAGACTCCAGCAATTCTTAAATCAACAGGGCTTTAAACTCGCCGACATTGGCCCAGGTGCTCCAGGATTTGAAACAGAGCGGTTTGGCACTCTCACGCATAATGCGCTCATCAAATATCAAGATGCGCACAAAGAAGAAATTCTTACACCAATCAATCTCACACAAGGCACAGGCTTCTTTGGTCCTTCGACCAAGGCATTTGTTGATGCGCAATTCGCCTGTTCTTTACAGAAACCTGTAACTCCTCCAGAAGCTGCTACTAAAACACCTATTAGGTTTAACAACGATCTTCGACTAGGTGATACCGGCTCTGATGTAAAAAGACTCCAGCAATTCTTAAATCAACAGGGCTTTACACTCGCCGACATTGGTCCAGGTGCTCCAGGATTTGAAACAGAACGATTTGGCGCTTTAACATATAATGCGCTCATCAAGTATCAAAATGCACACAAAGAAGAAATTCTTACACCAATCAATCTCACACAAGGCACAGGCTTCTTTGGTCCTTCAACCAGAGTCTACGTGAATAACATTGTTGCTTTTGAGGTTAAATAGTAAAACCCCGCATAGAGCGGGGTTTTACTATTCTGCTGGAGAGCGCTAGGATTGATCTATGGAGAAAACGTTACCGAATATCGCTCTAATCCCCGGTTTTGCCACTGAGGCGACGTTTTCGGTATTTCGTTCAGCGATGCCTGCAGATGCTGGTTTTACTGCTTTTAAGAACGGAGTGGATCGCGGTGAAGTGAAGGTATTTCGTTGGGGGATAGAGCGGTATTTTTCGCTATCTCAAATAATGATGGGATTGCCCTTACTTGCGCTGTATCGAGAAGAAGAGCAACGCATTCTTGAGCTAGAACGATTACAGCAGCTTTATTCTTTCTTAGAAGATAATGTTATTGAAACCATTGTTTGTCATTCATTAGGATGTCGTTATGTATTGGAGATGATGAATACGCTCGGCATTCCAGAAACCGTCAAAAATATCTATTTTGTGCAGGCTGATATTGAGCATGAAAAACGTGTTAAGCATGACCTTGTTATTGATCGATTAACATTAGGAACACTGTCTCTCACGAATATTTATTGTCCTTGGGATCAAAGTTTGATGGCTTCGTCATTATTGCAACGCAAGTCACGTTACGGGATGCGAAAAATCTTGCATTCGCCTATAAAGAATGTTCTTATCCCGCTCAAAACATTGCCAAATTTACATACGTGTTCAATGAAGTCAGAGACATTACGAACGATCGTATATCAAGAATCATAGGTCTATGTCTCAACTAAGTCCCTTCGTAGATTTCGTTATCAACGATCTACTTGCTGGTTTACCAGCTTTAACGCATCGCCGAATGTTTGGCGCCTACGGTTTGTATTCTGCTGGAAGATTCTTTGCGATAATTGATGACGGAACGCTTTACTTAAAGGCAGATGAAGCATTAAAAGAAGAATTCAAAGAAGCTGGGAGTATAGTTTTTTCCTACCCAATGAAAGATGGCGAAGTAGCCACGTTAAACTATTGGTCATTGCCAGAAGAAGCGCTCGAAGATCATGAACTAGCAAAGGTGTGGGCGTTAAAATCTATCGCTATCGCGAATCCACCAAAGAAGCGTTAAGATGTTTCTATGAAGTCTATAAGAACCCCCACAAGCGTGGGGGCAGGGGGGTTCAGAAGGGGCGAGGGTAGTTCACTTTGGTTTGTTTATTTATTGCGTTGTCGTGATGGTTCTTTGTATTGCGGAATGACGAATAATCTCGACACACGTATGAAGAAACATAATGATGGGACAGGAGCAAAATATACGCGTGGACGTGGTCCTGTCGAGCTTGTTTACGCAGAAGAGCATAAAACGGCTACCGCAGCACGCAAACGTGAAGCAGAGATAAAAAAGATGACAAAGGCAGATAAAGAGCGGTTAATTTGCTATAGTTAAGAAATTCTTATTCTCTTGCCTCACTACTCATGAAAAAATCCCTTGCTTTATTTGCTTTACTTTTGTTGACGGGCGCAGGATGTCAGGTGGCTAAAGCGCCTGTTGTTCCGTCACAAAATAATCCTGTACAGCAGCCCGCTGCGCAAAATGATGGTATTGAAGGCACATGGCAAATGGATACGTTTCAAAAAAGCAAAATGGTTGTGCAAGATGTTTCTGCACAGAGTTGGAGATTTACTTTTGAAGAGGGTGTCATTAGTGGCAAGATTTGCAATACGATAGGGGGTAACTACGGTCTTATCGAAGATGTTCTTGTTGCAGATGAGCTTGTTTCAACACTAATGTATTGCGCTGGCTTATCTAGTGAGGTTGAAGGTGTTTTGATTCAAGATCTTGCGGTGGGTCTTAAATTTCGTATTGAAGGAGATATATTAACGTTGTCAGAAAATCTCTTGAAACGTGTGTATACGTTTAAACGCGTTAAATAAAATAGACCACTTGGTAAGCGGTCTATCAGCTGTTGTTTATGGTTGAGTTAGCTTAGGGATTCTTGGATAGCGGTCTCTAAACTTGCGGGATCGATGTCAAAATGAGCGGCGAATTGGATGGCGTTAACAATGAGTTTTGCTGATGCCTCGCGAATCATCGCCTTGGCATTGTCGTCGAATGTATTGGTGTGATCAA from Candidatus Nomurabacteria bacterium includes:
- a CDS encoding DUF1761 domain-containing protein, with protein sequence MPQINYLAVFLAAVAAMAVGSLWYSLKSPTGKIWLKELGFKEPTAEEQKKMASAMMKSMSIYFIGVMITMYVYFHMLATYQTVTYSMALQGAFWTWLGFFAAPGMSPVVFERKSWKLFAVNQSYNLVLLIIAALIFVAMG
- a CDS encoding GlsB/YeaQ/YmgE family stress response membrane protein — encoded protein: MGIILWIILGGIAGWIGSMIMNTNGQQGIVLNVVVGIIGAIIGGYVMQFLGQSGVTGFNLYSTIVAVIGAVILLAIVKAVRK
- a CDS encoding TfoX/Sxy family protein, producing MNDLLAGLPALTHRRMFGAYGLYSAGRFFAIIDDGTLYLKADEALKEEFKEAGSIVFSYPMKDGEVATLNYWSLPEEALEDHELAKVWALKSIAIANPPKKR
- a CDS encoding GIY-YIG nuclease family protein; the protein is MKSIRTPTSVGAGGFRRGEGSSLWFVYLLRCRDGSLYCGMTNNLDTRMKKHNDGTGAKYTRGRGPVELVYAEEHKTATAARKREAEIKKMTKADKERLICYS
- a CDS encoding META domain-containing protein — its product is MKKSLALFALLLLTGAGCQVAKAPVVPSQNNPVQQPAAQNDGIEGTWQMDTFQKSKMVVQDVSAQSWRFTFEEGVISGKICNTIGGNYGLIEDVLVADELVSTLMYCAGLSSEVEGVLIQDLAVGLKFRIEGDILTLSENLLKRVYTFKRVK